The Algoriphagus sp. TR-M9 genome has a window encoding:
- a CDS encoding glycoside hydrolase family 20 protein, translated as MKHLVNALLVIFILSACSQQEPIDFSIIPYPSDLKVENGQFELTSNTQLFIEDPAAFPNEVEFFQVMMKQALGDELSSGTGSNTIEIRKSAEYSNPESYSLKISSDKIVLEAGYPQGIFYGMSTLRQLLPASVETGEVSAQLVLPALRIQDSPKYDWRAMHLDVSRHFFSMDYLHRYVDLLSLYKLNKLHLHLTDDQGWRMEIKQYPELTEQGAWRTFNKHDSICMERSIEDPRFALDSKHIKMRGDTQVYGGYYTQDELKQFVAYAQSKHVEVVPEIDMPGHMMAAISVYPELTCGTPGWGRVFSTPLCPVKEEVYTFVENVLTEVMDVFPSQYIHIGADEVDLSSWEKSSACQQFMKANGMEDVEELQAYFVNRVSDFLMKNDRKVVVWDEAISGDIDSSLSIMYWRAWVASVPERVVKKGNEVILAPGDPFYFSNPKAKLFDVYNKQILSSKFPTALSHKIKGMQGSLWTETIPSEELADALIFPDALALAERAWSSDEGQDWNSFKSRLKPQLHRLRTMGVQLDYTPSAELLPFLNVDKDTEQIGVRFESELSEPTVYYTTDGSTPTLESNLYKGEFFVKGSASIAAAAFEDGQLVEPVLKKQVDYHKAIGKAVEYLKPWNTAYPAGDAGTLTDGYRGTNSNSDGYWQGFTNDVEVIVDMGEETDLRSFSATFMQNIGPGIFMPGEVEVLVSSDGEHFTSALEIANDVPADQKGLLFKDFEGSLEGQKGRYLKVIAKNARPGFIFTDEFVIN; from the coding sequence TTGAAACACCTAGTAAATGCTCTCCTTGTAATTTTCATTCTGTCTGCCTGTAGCCAGCAGGAACCCATAGATTTTTCTATCATTCCTTATCCTTCAGATCTGAAGGTGGAAAATGGCCAGTTTGAACTGACTTCCAATACTCAGCTCTTTATTGAAGACCCAGCTGCTTTTCCAAATGAAGTTGAGTTCTTTCAAGTAATGATGAAGCAGGCATTGGGTGATGAGCTTTCTTCTGGGACAGGTAGTAATACCATCGAGATCCGCAAATCTGCTGAATACTCTAACCCAGAGTCTTATAGTTTGAAAATCAGTTCGGATAAAATTGTCCTTGAAGCTGGATATCCCCAAGGGATATTTTACGGGATGAGCACTTTGCGACAGCTACTTCCCGCATCCGTAGAAACCGGTGAAGTTTCTGCCCAGCTAGTGCTCCCGGCCCTGCGCATACAGGACAGTCCGAAATACGACTGGAGAGCCATGCATCTGGATGTGTCCAGACATTTCTTTTCCATGGATTATCTGCATCGCTATGTGGATTTACTTTCACTCTACAAGCTCAACAAGCTGCACCTTCACCTCACAGATGACCAAGGCTGGAGAATGGAAATCAAGCAATACCCGGAGCTTACCGAGCAGGGAGCCTGGCGTACATTCAATAAGCATGACTCCATCTGCATGGAGCGATCCATAGAAGACCCTAGGTTTGCGCTGGACTCAAAGCACATCAAAATGAGGGGGGATACGCAGGTTTACGGTGGGTATTATACCCAGGATGAGCTCAAGCAGTTTGTCGCTTATGCCCAGTCCAAGCATGTGGAAGTAGTGCCAGAAATCGATATGCCAGGTCATATGATGGCTGCGATCAGCGTGTATCCGGAATTGACATGCGGCACACCGGGCTGGGGAAGGGTGTTTTCTACTCCGCTGTGTCCGGTAAAGGAGGAGGTTTACACCTTCGTAGAGAATGTGCTGACAGAGGTAATGGATGTTTTTCCATCGCAGTACATTCACATAGGGGCTGATGAGGTGGATCTCAGTAGCTGGGAAAAGTCCTCTGCTTGCCAGCAGTTTATGAAGGCAAATGGAATGGAAGATGTGGAGGAACTGCAGGCCTATTTTGTAAATAGGGTCAGCGATTTCTTGATGAAGAATGACAGAAAAGTAGTAGTCTGGGATGAGGCTATTTCTGGAGATATTGACAGCAGTTTATCCATTATGTACTGGAGAGCCTGGGTAGCATCAGTGCCCGAGCGGGTGGTAAAAAAAGGCAATGAGGTGATTTTGGCACCTGGAGATCCTTTTTACTTCTCTAATCCTAAAGCAAAGCTTTTTGACGTTTATAACAAGCAAATCCTCAGTTCTAAATTCCCTACAGCACTCAGTCATAAAATCAAAGGCATGCAAGGCTCTCTTTGGACAGAAACCATCCCTAGTGAGGAACTTGCAGATGCTTTGATTTTTCCAGATGCGCTAGCTCTGGCTGAAAGAGCCTGGTCTTCAGATGAAGGCCAAGATTGGAATTCCTTCAAATCCAGATTAAAGCCCCAGTTGCACCGGCTTCGAACCATGGGCGTGCAGCTAGATTATACCCCTTCAGCGGAGCTTTTGCCCTTTCTCAATGTGGATAAGGATACGGAGCAAATTGGGGTTCGCTTTGAGAGTGAGTTGAGCGAACCTACCGTCTATTACACCACTGATGGCAGTACACCTACTCTGGAGTCTAACCTGTACAAGGGGGAATTCTTTGTAAAAGGAAGTGCATCTATCGCTGCAGCCGCTTTTGAGGATGGGCAGCTGGTAGAGCCGGTTTTGAAAAAGCAGGTGGATTATCATAAGGCCATAGGTAAAGCGGTGGAATACCTCAAGCCTTGGAATACCGCCTATCCTGCAGGAGATGCGGGTACGCTGACTGATGGCTATAGAGGCACTAATTCCAACAGTGATGGATACTGGCAGGGATTTACGAACGATGTGGAGGTAATAGTGGATATGGGTGAGGAAACGGACTTGAGGAGCTTCTCCGCTACTTTTATGCAAAATATCGGTCCTGGAATCTTCATGCCAGGTGAGGTGGAGGTTTTGGTTTCTTCTGATGGGGAGCACTTCACTTCAGCTCTGGAAATAGCCAATGATGTGCCGGCTGATCAAAAGGGATTGCTGTTCAAGGATTTCGAAGGTTCTCTGGAAGGTCAAAAGGGCAGATACCTCAAAGTCATCGCCAAGAATGCACGCCCAGGGTTCATTTTTACCGATGAGTTTGTGATTAATTGA